Genomic DNA from Armatimonadota bacterium:
ATTCCGGCCCGCCCCCAGACCATTTCGACTTACGACGATTTCGAATCGGCATCGGTCAATCCTCAGCGCTGGGAAGTCATCAACGAGGCGGGTCCCGGTCGAGCGACAATCGCCATTGAGCAGGGGCGGCTTTTGGTTAGAGGCGCCCCGGATCGCACCGGCGCGGCGTCGCGCGTGCGCCTCGGGCCGAAGGCGGTCATTGAGGTCGATGCCCTTGGCTACTCCGGCATCAACCAGATCCTCCAACTCTACGGCGGGTCCGGCGGCTTCACCAACATGATCGAGTTCGGCATCGAGGGCGCCGCCCCCGATGGAACTCCCACCGTGCATGTGTGGACCCCGAACGGCGAGTCTTGGTTCGGCCCCGCACCCACACCCGGCCCGTACGGCGCGGACAAACCCCTGCATCTGCGCGTGGAGCGCGACGGGAACGCCTACCGCCTCCTTGTGAACGGCGTGGAACTGTACATTCTCACATCGAACGCCATCGCCGGCGACGCTCGGGTAGTGCTGTATGGCTTTGGCGACAGCGTAAGCCGCTGGGACAACGTCCGCTTCACCGGGCCGAATGTGGCGCTGACGCAACCGCAGCCGGATGAGATCGCGCCGCTGCCGCTGAAGGTTGTTTCCCAGGCGGACGGCGCCGCGTCATCGGCTGTCGAGATCGGCGAAGGCGCGGAGCCTCTTTCGTGGCAGCGGTGGTCGCCGAAATGGGAGCCACCCGTGAACGCAGTGGCGCCGTTCACGGTCCGCGTTCGCGCGAGCGACGCCGCCGGTAACTCGCGATCAATCTGGACGACATTCTCGCTCGACCGCATCGCCCTGAGGGAGCCGGCGAACGGGCAGGTCGTCGGGCCCGTGTTCACTGTCGCGGTGGGCGGAATGGACAAGGCATTCGCAAGAGCGCTGTTCACACTGGATGGCAAACCCGCGGGCGAATGCGCGGGGCCGCCGTTCTTCGCGCGTATCGTCCCGAAAACGGACGGTTCCCACGTTCTCCAGGCCGATCTGTTCACATCAAGCGGCGTCCGGAAGTCTACGCCTCCTGTGAAGATCATCGTCAAGCGTACGCTGTACGGCCGCAACGCGCACGTGACCGAGAACGGCGGGGCGTTCGTATTCCCCGACGGACAGACGACGGTTCCAATCGCGTTCAACGACAGCTACACGTGGCCCGGCCTTGAACGGCTTTGGCGGACTGGGGATACGGCTTCGGCAGTGGAATATGTGCGCCAACTCCGCGTAAACGGCGTGAACGTTCTCCGGGTGTTCCTGGAAGCGGTCGTGCCGGAGCCCTCCCAGTTGTTGGAATCGCCGTTGGGCCACTACAACAAAGGCGTCGTCGATTTCTGGGACCACTTCCTCCCGATCTGCGAGCGCCACGGCCTGACGGTGCTCATTTCGCCGTGGGACACGTTTTGGATCAACCAGCCGTGGTCGGCCAGCCCGTACAACCGGGCGAACGGCGGCCCGTGCGCCGACCCACACGATTTCATCGTCAACCCGGAGGCGCGCAATTGGCAGAAGGCCCGGCTCCGGTTCATGATCGACCGCTGGGGCGCGAGCCCGGCGATTTTCGCCATCGATCTGCTGAACGAGCACGACATCTGGTGGGGCGCGTCCTCGGCGGAGCGCAAAGCGTGGGTCGACGACATCGCCGCCTACACGAGGGCATACGAACTGAAGAAATGGGGCCGCGCGCATATGCTCACCGTTTCCTCGGCGGCCGCGGAGCCGAAGGGCCTGATCGCCGACTCGGTTTACAGGAACCCGCTGTTCGATTTTGCCACGACGCATCTGTACTACGCCGGCACGGTGAACGACCCGAAGAACGTCGTCGATCCGGCCGTGAGCGTAAATCACGGCGTCCGCTACGCCCAGGAGCAGAGCGCCGATGGACGGCCGTACACGGACTCCGAAAGCGGGCCGATCGACCGGTGGATCCCGCAGCAGGCCTTTGATGACGAGGTCTTCCACCATATGTCGTGGGCGCATTTCGCGTCCGGCGGCGCCGGCGCGGGGATGCGGTGGCCATACCGTCAGCCGCATAGCCTCACCCCGGTGATGCTCCGCTCGCTGCGATCCATTGCGCAGGTGGCGAACCGGCTGGACTGGAAACGGCTCAGCCCCCGCAGCGCCGACGCGAGGCTTTCAACAAAGTACAACGGTATCCTCCTCATGGGGTCCGGGGATGCCCGGCAGGCGATCGTCTGGGCGCTGCACGACACACGCGTTCATTCGTCGATAAACGTCAGCGGAGCGAGCGTGGCCCTGAGCGGGATGGCGGCGGGGCGCTACGAGGTCACGTGCTGGGACACCCGTACGGGCTTCCCGGTGAAGACGACGGCCGCAAAATCGGAAGCGGGCAGGGTGACATTTGCCCTCCCGACGTTCAGAATGGATATGGCCGTCACCATCCGCCCGGTCAGATAACGTTCGTCTCCATCTTTCATATCGCGACGCCGCATATCGAAATCGCCTGATTAACAACCGTACTCGAGGAGCACAGTCCCAATGCCCGAAATGAAACTAAGGCCGCCGGCAGCGCCGCTGGTCACGCACGATCCATATTTCAGCATCTGGTCGCCCGCCGACCAACTCACCGACACCGCGACGCGGCACTGGACCGGAGCCAAGCATGGCCTGTCCGGCCTCGTCCGCATCGATGGGGTCGCCTACCGGTGCATTGGCGAACAGCCCCACGAAGTCCAGGCGCTCCACCAGACCTCGGTACAGGTTCTGCCGACCCGCACGATCTACGGTTTCGAGGGCGCCGGCGTCGCGCTGACGCTGTCGTTCGTGACCCCGATGCTGCCGGACGATCTCGATCTGCTGTCGCGTCCGGTCACATACCTGCATTGGGAAGCGCGGTCCATCGATGGCAGGGGCCACGATGTCTCCGTGTATCTGGACATTTCAGGCGAGGTGGCGGTCAATATCTGCCAGCAGAAGGTCGAGTGGGGCCGGTTCAACCTGCCGGGGCTCAGTGTTCTACGCATCGGCAGCGCCGATCAGGGTGTCCTGGAAAAGTTCGGCGATGATCTCCGCATCGACTGGGGTCACCTCTACCTGGCCGCACCGGCAGGCGCGGGCACGCACACGGCCCTGGCGGACCACAACATTCGCATCGCGTGGGCGAAGGATGGTTCCTGGCCGGCCGCCGACGATACCGACACACCCAGAGCCGCCAACGACCGCTGGCCCGTTCTGGCGTGCGAGATGGACCTCGGCAAAGTCGGCGACGCGCCCCGTTCGGCGCACATGCTCCTCGCCTATGACGACATCTTCGCCCTGGAGCATCTCGGGGTCCGGCTCCGCTCCTACTGGCGGCGCAACGGCGCAACCATCGCGGACGTTCTGGCTTCAAGTTCAGAGTTCGGAGCGATTCTCAAGCGCTGCGAGGCGTTCGACGGGCAATTGATGGCCGACCTCGCGGCCGCGGGCGGCGAGAAATTCGCGCTCCTCTGCGCGTTGGCGTACCGGCAGTGCATATCGGCCCACAAACTTGCGGCCGACCCCGATGGGTCTCCGGTCTTTTACTCCAAGGAGAATTTCAGCAACGGCTGCATCAACACGGTAGACGTAACCTATCCGTCGTCGCCGTTCTTCCTGCTGCTCCAACCGGAACTGCTGAAGTCGCAGTTGCGGGGCATCCTCGACTATGCGGCGTCAGCCCGCTGGAAATTCCCGTTTGCTCCCCACGATCTGGGTACCTACCCCCTCGCCAATGGACAGGTCTATGGCGGCGGCGAGCAGGGCGAAGAGGATCAGATGCCGGTTGAGGAGTGCGGCAACATGCTGCTGATGCTCGCGGCGCTCGCGCACATCGAAGGCAACGCCGATTTCTCCGCCGCGTACTGGCCGACTCTCACCGAATGGGCCGAATATCTTCTGGAGAAGGGGCTGGACCCGGAGAACCAGTTGTGCACGGACGATTTCGCCGGCCACATGGCGCACAACGCAAACCTCGCCATCAAGGCGATTCTCGGGCTGGCCGGATTCGCGGAAATGGCGAAAACCCTCGGGCACGCCGAGAGCGCGAAGCGATTTCGCGCCGCCGCGGAGTCAATGGCCGCGGAGTGGGTCCGGAAGGCCGACGATGGCGACCATTACCGCCTGGCCTTCGACAAGCCGGGTACCTGGAGCCAGAAATACAACCTCGTGTGGGACAGTCTCCTGGGCCTCAACGTCTTCCCGGAGAAGGTTCGCACTGCCGAGGTCGCCTATTATATGACCAGGTTCGAGGAGTACGGCCTGCCACTCGACAGCCGCAAGACGTACACGAAAACTGACTGGGAATTGTGGACGGCGACGATGGCCGAGAAACGCGAGGACTTCGATGCGATCGTGGACCGGGTGTTCCGATTCGCCAACGAGACCACGAGCCGCGTTCCACTTACCGACTGGTATGAAACCACCGATGCAAAGCAGGTTGGCTTCCAGGCGCGCTCCGTGGTGGGTGGCCTGTTCATACCCCTTCTGAAGAATGCGGATCTCTGGCGCAAATGGGCCGGAAAGGCCGGGAAATCATGAAGACTCTCGTAACGGGCGCTTCGGGAAACGCCGGGCAGGCCGTTTGCCGCCTGCTGGTTGAGCAGGGATATGACATTCGCCGGGCCGATGTTTCACCGCCCGCCCACGACCGCATCCCGGACGTCGAGTTCGTTCGCTGCGACACGCGCACGCCGGATGACGTGCGCTTCGCGGTAGACGGCTGCGACTCCGTCATCCATCTCGCGGCGTGGCACTGCGCGCACGTGCCGCCGGTGAGCGACTCCACGATCTATGCCGTGAACGTGGATGGCACGTTCAACGTGATGCAGGCCTGCCGCGAACAGGACGTCAAGGCGTTCGTCTATGCGTCCAGTATGGCATACGGGTGGAGCGCGGTCTATGGCCTCACGAAGGTCCTGGGCGAGGAGATCTGCCGGTCGTTTCACGAGATCATCGGCGCATCCGTTGCCGTGCTTCGCTATCACGCGTTCGTCCCGGGCCCATACCTCGAATTCGGTACCCGACTGCTGCGAAACGGCGTCGACCGCCAGGACGTTGCGCGAGGCACCGTTGCGGCGCTGAAGGCGGCGAAAGAGCGGAAGTTCGGGCTCTTCAATACGATAATCCACACCGACCATCACATGCCGCCGAACGTGCGCGAGGATTTCCGGCGCCTCGGGCCGGACTGGTGCGAAGAACGCGTACCGGGAGCAAATGCCCTCATCGCGAAGTACGACCTGGAGCTTCCGCAGACGGTGGAGTATCACGATCTATCCGAAGCGGAGAGCGTGATGGGGTGGACCCCGAAGGTCGGCTTCGTGGATTTCCTGCGCGACCTTCAGCGGCGCGATGCCGGGGGAGAAGACGTGCGGGCCCTCAACGTGCCGGGCGAGCTTCCGGCAGCGTAGAACGGGCGCCCCGCCCGTTTCCGAATGACATTTGCGTCCCGCCCGTTGCCGGGTTTTCGATACAGGCAACGGGCGGGATGCCCATTCTACTGGACTCACGGAAACAGATCGGGGTGGGACCCCTGTTCTACCGGACTCACACGCCCAGCAGCGCCTGTAGATCCCGGGGCGAGTCAGCCCAATAATCGGCTTTGGCGTCGCGAAGGCGGTCGAGGTAGACGGTATGCCAACCGGCGGCGATGGTCGTCATGGCTGCGGCGCGGCCGCATTCGACGTCGGTCGGCGTGTCCCCGATGAACACGCACCGGCGCGCCTCGACGCCGAGGTCCTGGGCAACTGCGAGCGCGCCCTCCGGGTGCGGCTTCTGGCGTTCAACGTCATCACCCGTCATCACGCTGGCGAAGTAGTCGTCCCAGCCCAACAGGCGCATCGTGATATCGGCGCTGCGGCGCCCCTTGCCTGTCACCACCCCCATCGGGATTCCAGCGTCCGCGATCGCCTGGAGGAGTTCGGGAATCCCCTCGAATGGCTCAACCTGCCCGTGTTCGGCCTCGTAATGCTCGTGGTAGACTTCCAGAGCCCGCTCAACCTCGGATTCGGGGAGCTCGTGACGGAACATCGGCTCTTCCGGCACGCCGAACAGCGCGATAACCTCTTCCGGCGTGTACTGGCGTCCAAGCGGTTCGCGGACGGCGGCGTTCCACGCCGATATAATCATCGGGAATGTGTCGGCCAGTGTGCCGTCGAGATCGAAGATGACACCCAGCGGCCGGGGGACGATCGGTATTACAGGTTCCATACTTTGAACTATAGCCTCGCGGCGGGATTCCGGAGTCGGGAGTTTGGAGCGACCGCCCGGAGACGGATTCCGGGCTAGCGTCCCGCACACCCCTTTCGGTGAATTGGAAAGCAAAAGTGGGTGCGGCCTACCATGGATGGCACGCACACCCGCGGCAGCGGTGAACCGGCCGAGGATTTACCGCCGGTACGGCGGTCGTACCAGTGAGGAGCACGGATGACACAGCACAGAGTCCCGTCCGGATACGAGGCGATCAGAACCGGCGCGGCGTTCCATCAGCCCGAAGGCGGGCGGTTCCGATTGATGGGCCCGGAAGCAAAGGAATACCTGCACCGGATGGTCACGAACGACATTCGCTCGCTGGCGCCCGGACAGGGGACATACGCCTGCCTGCTGGAGATCGACGGACGGATGATCGCCGATCTGTGGGCGTGGGTCGTGTCTGAGGAGGAAGTCCTCGTCGAGACAGCCGCACCCGCATGCGACGCGTTGATGGCGACCCTGGACAAATACCTCATCATGGAGGAAGTCGAGATACAGGACGCCCGGGGCGACGAAGCGCTGGTCACCGTCCAGGGTCCGACGGCCCACCAGGCGCTGGCGAACGCGCTGGCCATCGACCTCCCTCCCCTCGAACGGGGCTCCCTCTGGCAGACGTCGGACGACGGCGCCGGCCTGATCGCCGCGGCGCGCGACCGGACCGGGCACGGCGGCCTCGATGTGTATATGCCCGGCGGAGCGGATCGCCTGATCGAGGCGCTCCGCGAAACAGGCGTGCCGGAGGCATCCGCCGAGGCAATGGACGTTCTCCGAATTGAAGCGGGCCTGGCCGCGTGGGGAGCGGAACTCACAAACGCCACCATTCCACTGGAAGCGAACCTCGAAGGCGCCGCGGTGAGTTTCACGAAGGGCTGTTACCCGGGCCAGGAGATCATTGCGAGGATCCATTCCCGGGGCAAACCAGCCAGGCGCCTTGTCGGCATCCGATTCCAGGACGGCCCCCCTCCGGCGGGGTGCCCGGTCCATGCCGGGGATGCCGCCATCGGTGCAATCACCAGTTCCGCGGAATCTCCAGCCTTTGGCCCGATTGCCATGGCTTACCTCAAGAAGGAGCACGGTGAACCGGGCGTATCCGTAACCGCCGGAGAGCACTCCGGCATCACCCTTGAACTGCCGTTCCGATAGACGAAGCACACGATCATGTCCACACAACACACGCATTTTGAAACCCTGGCGGTCCACGGCGGTGAGACCGGCGAGCGCCCGCGGCCGTCGACGCCGCCGATCTACACCGCCACCACTTTTGGCTACGAGACCACCGACGGCCTGGACGCCGCATTTACAGGGGCGGGTCCGTTCTACCAGCGCAACGGCAACCCCACGACCGCCGCGTTCGAGCGCGCGTGCGCCGCGCTCGAACGGGCCGAGGGCGCCGTGGCGTTCGGCAGCGGGATGGCCGCTCTGCACGGCGCGCTGCTTGGAGCGGGCGTAAAGGCGGGCGACACCATCGTCTCCGGACGCGATATGTACGGCGTCACCGTGCGCTTGCTGAATGAGGTATTCGCACCGGCAGGGGTCCGGACCGAGTATGTCGATACCACAGATCTGCCGGCGGCCCGCGATGCTATCTCCCGGCTGAAGCCGCGCGCGGTCCTCGTTGAGGCGATCTCCAATCCGCTGCTGCGCCTTGCGGACATCGGGACGCTGGCGGAAGCGGCGCACGCGGCGGGCAGCGCATTGATCGTGGACAGCACATTTGCCACCCCATACCTGGTGTGCCCGCACGAATTGGGAGCCGATCTGGTTGTGCACAGCGCCACCAAATATCTGGGTGGCCACGGCGACGCGCTGGGCGGCGTTGTGACCGGGTCGGGAGAGCCCCTGACGGGCGTGAGAACGGCCAACGTCGTCGTCGGCGCCGTTCTCGCGCCATTCGAGGCGTCTCTGCTTCTGAGGGGCCTCAAAACGCTCTCGTTGCGAATGGAGCGGCACTGCGCCAACGCCGCCGCGATAGCGGGGTGGCTGGAAACGCGGACGGAAGTTTCACGCGTCTACTATCCCGGCCTGGCATCGCACCCGCAGCGCGAACTCGCGGGAAGGTTGTTCGGCAATCGCGGATTCGGCGGCATGGTCTCATTCGATCTGCGCGACGGCGGCCGCCGACGGGTCTCGCGCTTCATCGATTCGCTCAAATTGGCGTTCCCGGGACCGACGCTGGGCGACGTGGAGACCCTCGTGATGTACCCCGCACTGGCGTCG
This window encodes:
- a CDS encoding PLP-dependent aspartate aminotransferase family protein — translated: MSTQHTHFETLAVHGGETGERPRPSTPPIYTATTFGYETTDGLDAAFTGAGPFYQRNGNPTTAAFERACAALERAEGAVAFGSGMAALHGALLGAGVKAGDTIVSGRDMYGVTVRLLNEVFAPAGVRTEYVDTTDLPAARDAISRLKPRAVLVEAISNPLLRLADIGTLAEAAHAAGSALIVDSTFATPYLVCPHELGADLVVHSATKYLGGHGDALGGVVTGSGEPLTGVRTANVVVGAVLAPFEASLLLRGLKTLSLRMERHCANAAAIAGWLETRTEVSRVYYPGLASHPQRELAGRLFGNRGFGGMVSFDLRDGGRRRVSRFIDSLKLAFPGPTLGDVETLVMYPALASHRALSAEQRAALGISDGLVRLSVGIEHAEDIIADIEQALARAGDPADG
- a CDS encoding HAD family hydrolase codes for the protein MEPVIPIVPRPLGVIFDLDGTLADTFPMIISAWNAAVREPLGRQYTPEEVIALFGVPEEPMFRHELPESEVERALEVYHEHYEAEHGQVEPFEGIPELLQAIADAGIPMGVVTGKGRRSADITMRLLGWDDYFASVMTGDDVERQKPHPEGALAVAQDLGVEARRCVFIGDTPTDVECGRAAAMTTIAAGWHTVYLDRLRDAKADYWADSPRDLQALLGV
- a CDS encoding glycine cleavage T C-terminal barrel domain-containing protein, whose protein sequence is MTQHRVPSGYEAIRTGAAFHQPEGGRFRLMGPEAKEYLHRMVTNDIRSLAPGQGTYACLLEIDGRMIADLWAWVVSEEEVLVETAAPACDALMATLDKYLIMEEVEIQDARGDEALVTVQGPTAHQALANALAIDLPPLERGSLWQTSDDGAGLIAAARDRTGHGGLDVYMPGGADRLIEALRETGVPEASAEAMDVLRIEAGLAAWGAELTNATIPLEANLEGAAVSFTKGCYPGQEIIARIHSRGKPARRLVGIRFQDGPPPAGCPVHAGDAAIGAITSSAESPAFGPIAMAYLKKEHGEPGVSVTAGEHSGITLELPFR
- a CDS encoding DUF4965 domain-containing protein encodes the protein MPEMKLRPPAAPLVTHDPYFSIWSPADQLTDTATRHWTGAKHGLSGLVRIDGVAYRCIGEQPHEVQALHQTSVQVLPTRTIYGFEGAGVALTLSFVTPMLPDDLDLLSRPVTYLHWEARSIDGRGHDVSVYLDISGEVAVNICQQKVEWGRFNLPGLSVLRIGSADQGVLEKFGDDLRIDWGHLYLAAPAGAGTHTALADHNIRIAWAKDGSWPAADDTDTPRAANDRWPVLACEMDLGKVGDAPRSAHMLLAYDDIFALEHLGVRLRSYWRRNGATIADVLASSSEFGAILKRCEAFDGQLMADLAAAGGEKFALLCALAYRQCISAHKLAADPDGSPVFYSKENFSNGCINTVDVTYPSSPFFLLLQPELLKSQLRGILDYAASARWKFPFAPHDLGTYPLANGQVYGGGEQGEEDQMPVEECGNMLLMLAALAHIEGNADFSAAYWPTLTEWAEYLLEKGLDPENQLCTDDFAGHMAHNANLAIKAILGLAGFAEMAKTLGHAESAKRFRAAAESMAAEWVRKADDGDHYRLAFDKPGTWSQKYNLVWDSLLGLNVFPEKVRTAEVAYYMTRFEEYGLPLDSRKTYTKTDWELWTATMAEKREDFDAIVDRVFRFANETTSRVPLTDWYETTDAKQVGFQARSVVGGLFIPLLKNADLWRKWAGKAGKS
- a CDS encoding NAD(P)-dependent oxidoreductase, yielding MKTLVTGASGNAGQAVCRLLVEQGYDIRRADVSPPAHDRIPDVEFVRCDTRTPDDVRFAVDGCDSVIHLAAWHCAHVPPVSDSTIYAVNVDGTFNVMQACREQDVKAFVYASSMAYGWSAVYGLTKVLGEEICRSFHEIIGASVAVLRYHAFVPGPYLEFGTRLLRNGVDRQDVARGTVAALKAAKERKFGLFNTIIHTDHHMPPNVREDFRRLGPDWCEERVPGANALIAKYDLELPQTVEYHDLSEAESVMGWTPKVGFVDFLRDLQRRDAGGEDVRALNVPGELPAA